ATAATCTGGAAGCTTTTTGAAACTATGAAGTTTTGCATCTTGCCCAAGTAGCTTAATGTATGAACTTATCCAGCCAATGCTTTCATAGCAAGAAGTGCCCAGACTCAATCTGATGCCTTGATACCCAATAATCAAAAGGCTTAAGAATAATTTTATACTGTTAATATTTTCATACTGTTAATATTTTCATAATGATGAATTAATCATGTTCACATTCATTTCCTAAATTACGATGGAAATTGCCTACAGAAGCTTGTCATGCTGGCACTGGTGGTGGGTGTGAAAAGAATACATGCACACGTTTAAAAACTTGTGGAAGTAGAATTTTGGATGGAAATTAAAGAACTGAATGTATTAATATTCAGAGACGTTGTGTAATGCCTTGATTCAATCACTACTTCATTAGATACTGCTGATCAGTACCTTTCACATTGATTGCAGAGAACCGTAcgttgattcagagatagtaggaactgcagcgaagtggggttaaaattgttaattgattttctgaagaagggtctaggcccgaaacgtcaaccttcctgctcctctgatgctgcttggcctgctatgtgtTCATCCACCTGTTGTACACCTTATTATCACTGATTAAGTTGAAGCTGTTCCATTTTGTAATTTACATTTCAATTAATGTACAGAAGTGTATACAATGCTAGTAAATTGAGTTGCTAACTAGTAACTATAAGTAATTCATGTTCTAAAATTAAAGCCCAAGCAAATCAAGTATGACACTGAAAAAATTATTAAGTTATCTGGGAAACATTTCTTGAAATATGTTTGATCTGCAGCATAAATTTGAGTgtatcttgttttaaaaaaacttagATAAATCAAGTTTAATTGTTTCCTCATGGCAGTGTAATTACAATTTATTCTAAATTTACAGAAATTCATAACTATATACAGCAGTGAGTAATTAACAATTCTTCAACTCTACAAAGCGAGCATAATTTCATTTACAAGTCGTATCAATGTGATAAAGGAAGGACTATTAAATGTAGAAATGTTTTTCCTGGGCCTGCTCTTCAGGAAGTTGATTGAAGCAAAGTTTTATCTCTGCAGTTTCAGACAGCTTTCAGATCTTCCCCAAGCAATTTTGTTTGCGCTGATAGAGACTGTGTGTCAGGTTTTCATCTGTGTCAGACTGTGTCTGGTTTTCATCTGACCCAGTGGGTGAACTTCTGTACTGCATAGCTGACCTGCTCCAGTGGGTGGTCAGCTTCCCTGTTGCGATGTCATCTGGCATGGCCATCTGCCTCGATGGGTGATCTTCAGTGCAGAACATCTGGCCTGTTGGGTGATAACCTGGCACAGTAGGTGATAATcaggcttggggtggggggaagggggaggagcATTGGTTGTGGTGGTTCCTATCTAGCCCAAGAGGTGGTCTTCTGGCCTGGTAGATTGTCTTCCATATTGGATACTGGTGTGGTCTTCAAACATGGCCCTCTGTCCTAGTGGCTGGGATATTCTGGCTCTGGCCCAGTATGTGGTGTCCTGTCCTGGCCCTGTGGTCCAGTGAGTGGCCATTTGGGTCTGTGCAGATGGTGTCGTGATCTGGCCCTCTGGCCTGGTGGGTGGTCACCTGGGACCGTATGGATGGTCATCTGGGTCAAAGTGGATGGTGTCCTGACCTGGCGCTCTGGCCCGGTGGGTGGGTGGTCGGTCACCTGGGTCCATGTGGACAGTGTCCTGGCCcagtgggtgggtggtgggtcaCCTGGTCCAGTGCCTCCCTCGCAGGGCGATGCTGGCCAGGCAGCTGATGGCACTGCTTGTGATTCTGTGGCAGACCCCAGCCCGGCTCAGGTAGTCCAAGGCCAGGGCGCGCATTGTGTCCGGCCCGAAGGGATTGAAGTGTCCGGGGAGGACGGTGTGGACCTGGCCCTGGTCCAGGAGCTCCAGGAGGCGCCTGCAGCTCCGGCGATACTGAGCCACATGGCTGTGGGGCAACCAGTCAATGAGAGCGCCATCGTACAGGGTGTCCCCGGTGAAGAGGAGGCCAGCCCCGGGCTCATGGAGGCACACACTGCCCCGGGAGTGCCCGGGGGTATGCAGGACCCGGAGCTGCCTATCACCCAGCTCCAGTAGGTCACCATCCTCCAGCAGGAGGCCGGGCGTCACGGCCTGCAGGCGGTACCGGCGGGCCGTCCACCCGACGCTGGACCCGGGAGGCCGCCGCCTCAGCTCGCCGTCACCCAGCCAGGTCACCGCCTCCAGGTCATCGCCGCAGGCGAGGGCCTCCGCTTCGGCCCGGTGTACTGCCACCTCCCCGGGCTCAAAGTGCCGCAGGCCGCCCGCGTGGTCAAAGTGGACGTGGGTGGCGACGGCCAGGCGGGTGCGAGTGCCGCCGAGCAGGCCGGCCCGCTGCAGATACTCGGGCAGGCTGCCCAGGCCCAGGCCCGCGTCGACCACCACGTCCCGCTCCGAGCCCTGCACCAACCACACGTTCGCCCGGTTCCCCGACTCGAAATAACGCTCCCGGACCAGGTACAGGCCGTCAGCCAGGCGCTGGTGGTAGAACCACTCCCCGGCCTCAGCCTCGGGCCGCTCCATCCTCACCCTCGGTCACACACACAGCGCGTCCACTCATTAATCCAGGCTCACACACAGGAAAGgacccgcccccttccctccgcGCCCcgcccctccccttccctccgcGCCCcgcccctccccttccctccccaccccttccctccccaccccttccctccGCGCCCCGCCCCTCCGCGCCccgcccctccccaccccttccctccGCGCCCCGCCCCTCCCCGCCCCTTCCCTCCgcgccccgccccgccccaccccttccctccccgcccctccccaccccgccccaccccgccccgcccctccccaccccgcccctccccaccccgcccctccccaccccttccctccGCGCCCCGcccctccccacctcttccctcccttctcccctcctccctcagcTGCTCTtcatcctgccaaagtgcataaccttgcATTTCGCCACTGTATATTCCATTGGCCGAGTTTCTCCCCACTTGcttaacccatctatatctttctgccgactctgtgtcatcctcaccacttaccTTCCCAcctttttgtgttatctgcaaacttggctatattacattcacttccttcatcacCGTCATTATTGCATaatataaataattgtggccccagcactaatctgtgtggcacaccacttgttcAGGATCAGTGACCTTCTATCAAAATCCTAGTggtgaccattgaccagaaactgaactggactgaccCTATAATttcaatggctacaagagcaagtcagaagctaagAATCTTGCATCAAATAACTTTTCTCCTCAGCCTCGTCATTGAAGtaagaaagctgatattttgggcctagacccttcatcagaaaagggggagggggttctgaaataaatagggagagagagggaggcggatggaagatgggtagaggagaagataggcgaagagacagacaacttaaagaggcggggatggagccagtagaggtgagtgtagatgcgaggtagggaggggatagatcagtttgggaaggacagacaggtcaaggaggtgggatgaggttagtaggtaggaaatgggggtgcggcttgaggtgggaggaggggataggcaagaggaagagcaggttagggaagtggggatgagttgggctggttttgggatgcggtgggggggaggggagattttgaagcttgtgaaatccacactgataccattggggtgcagggttcccaagcagaatatgagctactgttcttgcaacctttgggtggcatcatttggcactgcaggaggcctaggatggacatggcatctgaggaatgggagggggcgttgaaatggtttgcaccTGAGAGGttcggttgtttattgcgaaccaagcgtaggtgttctgcaaagcggtccccaagcctccgcttggtttccccaatgtagagaatgGTTAGAGTTACTGACCTGCAAAATCCTATGTTCCTCTAGGCAAAAAGAAGGCTGATttcagaggttttcaaaatcagaaTATGTGGGAAAAATATTTATTCTCATGATGgtgaatttttgaaattctctactccagaggaTCGTGGAAGCTcaatctttgagtatgtttagATAGAGATTATTAAACTTTTGAATTACCATGGCATAAGAGTTATGTGGATAAAAGGCCTGGAAGTGTTTGAAcgaccatgatcatattgagcgATGAAGTAGATTTGACCAGGCAGATTgccctacttctgttcctgtgttcctttagggaaatctgctgtcattacctggtctagcctgtgtgggactccagacccatagtggTGTGGTTcactctgaaatgccctctgaTATGGCCCGGTGAGCCAATCCGCTCCAGGACGatttgggatgggcaaaaaatgttgaCCTTGCCGCATCCCATGACAGAATTAAAAAATAAGTCTACTGTAAGCCGATTTGAAAGGGCAATAATTTTATTTCCCCCGTCTGGTGTATCTCTGTTGGAATGTGGCAGTGTAGATGACTAAGCTAATAGGAGCCATCCAGTTGGCAGTATTAAGACAAGAATTCAGTGAAAAGCAGATAATATTGGCAGTACTCAACAGACCTTCCAGGGCAGATAGAGAAACATGGCATGATATTTCAGGTTGGTCACTCTTCACTCgcatttctgttttccttttattttcagcAAACAAAAGGAATGCTGACACTTCCCTCTTTCTgcaaccaccaccccaccttgCCTGACTGGTTGGGAATATCGTAATCCTATAAAATGATTAGTTTAGGAACCTGTTTGTAGGATCGCAAGGATAGAGATGGAGATGGTGTAGTGGTGAAGTGTGCCAGCAGAATTGGCAATCCAACTGCCTGCATGTGCACAGAAGTAAAATGTTCAAAGGAGTTTGGGTGTTTACACCCTTAGTGTGAATTATTTTTTGTACAACAGTGTTTTTATCTGGCGAATCCTTGATGATCTGTTTAATTCCTGGGCTTTTCTTCTCAGGGTGGAGATTTGAATGAGTTGCGCCGCTACATTTACGCTGACACTGTGGATTATTATACAGTCAAGAAACTGGTACAGAAAGTATTCCCACCCTGCAAATGCCGTCAGATTTATCAGAAACAGCAAGATGTCAGTGTAAGTCTCAAaacattccttttaaaaaaaaaagggcggcacggtggctcagtggttagcactgcagcctcacagcaccagggaccagggttcaattccagcctcaggtaactgtctgtgcggagtttgcacattctcccggtgtctgcgtgggtttcctcccggtgctccggtttcctcccacggtccaaagatgtgcaggctaggtggattggccatgctaaattgccagcagtgttcaggggtgtgtgggttatagggggatgggtctgggtgggatgcttcaaggggcggtgtggacttgttgggccgaagggcctgtttccacacagtagggaatctaatctcaatGCTTAACTGGATATTTGTGATatctttttttccttcttttcccCATGCCCCCTCATTTTAATCACAGGTTCATTTTAATGCAGCTCTCAGTACAATACTAAGCGACATACATATGTTCACATACAATTTAAAACCTGGAATATTTCGGTTGTTTGTCAGATTTTGTGCAGTATTTGGGGAAAGATTAGAACTGTGaatgagaaggtgaccaaacaggtagatgagagtaaaccggttgatgtggtgtatatggatttcagcaaggcgttcgataaggttccccacaataggctattgtacaaaatgcggaggaatggaattgtgggagatatagcaatttggattagaaattggcttgctgaaagaagacagagggtggtagttgatgggaaatgttcatcctggagaccagttactagtggtgtgccgcaagggtcggtgttgggtccactgctgtttgtcatttttataaatgacctggatgagggcgtagaaggatgggttagtaaatttgcagacgacactaaggtcggtggagttgtggatagtgacgaaggatgctgcaggttgcagagagacatagataagctgcagagctgggctgagaggtggcaaatggagtttaatgcagacaagtgtgaggtgatgcactttggtaggagtaaccagaatgcaaagtacagggctaatggtaagattcttggtactgtagatgagcagagagatctcggtgtccatgtacacagatccttgaaagtagccacccaggttgacagggctgttaagaaggcatacagtgttttagcttttattaatagagggatcgagttccggaaccaagaggttatggtgaagctgtacaaaactctggtgcggctgcacttggagtattgtgtacagttctggtcaccgcattataagaaggatgtggaagctttggaaagggtgcagaggagatttactaggatattgcctggtatggagggacggtcttacgaggaaaggctgagggacttgtggctgttttcgttagagagaagaaggttgagaggtgacttaattgaaacatataaaataatcagagggttagatagggtggacagggagagcctttttcctaggatggtgatggcgagcacgagggggcatagctttaaattgaggggtgaaagatataggacagatgtcagaggtagtttctttactcagagagtagtaagggaatggaacgctttgcctgcaacggtagtagattcgccaactttaggtacatttaagtcgtcattggataagcatatggacgtacatggaatagtgtaggttagatgggcttgagatcaatatgacaggtcggcaccacATCgagggccatagggcctgtactgtgctgtaatgttctatgttctataatttggTTAAAATGTTAATTGTTGAACATCGAGTGAACAAGCCAGCTCCCAGAATGACATGACTAGTGATGGAGCAGCTGTTGTTTCCATATCACCTTATATTGGGATCAACAGTCGTTCCGCAACTACTGCAATACAAGTTTCCAAGATTCCAAATTTTAGCTGTAAAATTTTATTATTTAATAATATTTGCAAATGGACTGTCTGCTGCAAAATATTGGAGTTAGAGTTGAAACCCAAGATCAACCATGACCTATAAAATTCAGAGCAGGCTTGATAGACCAAATTGTCAAATCCAGCTCTTACTTATTTGTGTACTACTGACTGCCACACCAACGTAAACCCACATGTCTGCGATTTACAACTATTTTTAATTGGTGGAAAAACGCCAACtgtgccagcatctgtggagataaagcagagttaacattttgggtccactgacctttcttcagaactgattttagcCAGGTAAAAGTTGgtttatatgctgaagatggagtgggaggagttgggggggagaTGTAAATGATAGAcgaagcccagagagagagaaaaacagttggtcAGATAAAGgactgggtaaaggtcagcctgggagaaataacaaagtgtggagctgggcgaacacagcaggccaagcagcatcttaggagatgctgcttggcctgctgtgttcatccagctccacactttgttatcttggattctctggattctccagcatctgcagttcccattatctctgggagaAATAATAGCTGCTAATGCGGACCATtagtagaacaaagaacaatacagtacaggtacagacccttcagcccgcTAAGCCTGCGCGAACACATTTTGcacttccatactaaaactgtcttcacttataaGATtcgtattcctctattcccttcctattcttgtgttcatccagcttcttgttgaaagctgctattgtgtctgcttctaccatctcctctggcagtgtgttccaagcAATCACCACCCTTTGTATGAAGAATTTGGCTggcacatctcttttgaactctcGCCCAacacctgccccccccccccatgggAAAAGCCTCACtcttttcactctatccatgccattcacaattgtataaacttcttcaggtcaccctcaacctcatgtgttccagtgaaaacgaacccagtct
The sequence above is drawn from the Stegostoma tigrinum isolate sSteTig4 chromosome 2, sSteTig4.hap1, whole genome shotgun sequence genome and encodes:
- the LOC125466054 gene encoding acyl-coenzyme A thioesterase MBLAC2-like, whose translation is MERPEAEAGEWFYHQRLADGLYLVRERYFESGNRANVWLVQGSERDVVVDAGLGLGSLPEYLQRAGLLGGTRTRLAVATHVHFDHAGGLRHFEPGEVAVHRAEAEALACGDDLEAVTWLGDGELRRRPPGSSVGWTARRYRLQAVTPGLLLEDGDLLELGDRQLRVLHTPGHSRGSVCLHEPGAGLLFTGDTLYDGALIDWLPHSHVAQYRRSCRRLLELLDQGQVHTVLPGHFNPFGPDTMRALALDYLSRAGVCHRITSSAISCLASIALRGRHWTR